A single genomic interval of Nostoc commune NIES-4072 harbors:
- a CDS encoding DMT family transporter — protein sequence MSTSWIYLIAAILFEVSGTTCMKLSQGFTKIGPSILIAVFYGLCFTFLTLALKKLEVSVAYSVWAGLGTVLIAIIGIIWFRESATLIKLISIGLIIMGVIGINASS from the coding sequence ATGTCAACAAGTTGGATTTACCTTATCGCCGCAATCCTCTTTGAAGTTTCAGGCACAACTTGCATGAAGTTATCGCAAGGATTTACTAAAATAGGCCCTTCCATATTAATAGCTGTCTTTTATGGACTTTGTTTTACTTTTTTGACGCTTGCTCTCAAGAAACTTGAAGTGAGTGTGGCTTATTCTGTTTGGGCTGGATTGGGAACTGTCTTAATTGCTATTATTGGTATTATTTGGTTTCGTGAATCTGCCACACTTATCAAGCTCATTTCCATCGGCTTAATAATCATGGGGGTAATTGGCATAAATGCAAGTTCATAG